A stretch of DNA from Cannabis sativa cultivar Pink pepper isolate KNU-18-1 chromosome X, ASM2916894v1, whole genome shotgun sequence:
gacctcctccagggtggcaatattcttccctttcttctttgaagacttcgagccagaagcagacatgttatgctctgagaaaaacaaaaagaaaagaaaacccagcagttaggccccgtaccaaaccctaaaccagaaaaaaaagggagtgggggtcccctaaccgctggaaagaggccccctccggacacgtgtcacctgggaaactcaaAAGAggatccctgaacaagtgtcgggtgcggTAAAATCGCagtaaaagtggttttgcaaaaggaaaagaaaagagaaaagtttTCCTGTGCCCTAAGCGATTGCTAAACGAAGGATACatggccttcttcaaacaaaacTGTACGCCTACGACAGAAGCATGACAATGGCGACTCTACAGCTAATACAGTAAAACgtaaagcagaactcgaagaactcaaacactcacactccagaaatctctaagtgcgaacccagaaaacaaacaaaataaatgtaagcatgttattatctaaagatgcaaaaaacttacagttgattgttgCACTGGGGGGTACTGGGTATGATTGAgcgagagttgagaagcactggcaGAACCAAACACTGGGAAATCACAGGAAGTGTTTAAGTGTTAGGGCAGTTTGTGCTACTtcgaggaattttctctctgagaaattcaagcaaaaatggtaaggaatggaaagtaaccgaaatgaaggaaaggtgttggcttttataggcaaaagtgcatgaggaacaggcgtcttcacctaccaatcgtacggcaggggaaacgcacgattcgaattcccaaaagatcaacgggctagatcaatctaccattaaggcggtgcaaacgtttaagtatccgcctgacaccatcaatgcgccgcatcaatcatggggcgtgaaacgaatcgacctctgcaaaagtgaatcactgcatttaatgccattattagacacaccttcacgcgcccccaagacgtatcataagaccgagggggcggctggaaacattcctgcgaACAAGCGTATTAtcgcattaaataacatcatttaatgtgcccccacgcgctcgaggctcgagctgGGGAAATGAGGAGTCAactggagacacttgaacaagccttggtttatttttactaagtaaacaaggcttggggggtaaatgttgctcctaaattcgcccaatatacgtggaccagtcaagaggggacacgtggatcaaattacctgagaagaactgctaagtctttgtatgacaccaggaagcattattcgcatgggtcccggaagatgtacccggagtacaaggtactcccggaagcgagcatagcttgaaggcactccgggatgtgtcaggtctctcccgagaaatcaagtcgcatttaatgctgcatgggaggaagcgtgttgggactgtaacacgcaataaagtctgacggcacaacccccaaacagcagcgctacagtaatgatcatttaagtctagcgacggctactctgcgaagagtcacgtcaatcataagacaaaaaggacattctccataaaaaccctacagcacctagggatttgaccatgcatcacccatggtatattcatcggaaatgcccaactttatggatgcTTACAgccacatgtgtaagaacaattctagggattaccccaccaaaacactataaataccccctcaaagctcatttaatggggtcggagaatcttggctgctcaagagcaagaagagaaaaaactcaccaagaacattctttgtattaaagagagaaacattctcccaagtgtagaatctgtattaaagatatccataaatatcagtggctcgtggactaaggctcattaacgccccaaccacgtaaaaagtcttcatctcgctttcttacagctcatcatTACATTCATATTTtactagttgccgaaaacctcggtcaacaataggCTATGTGGTAAGTATGGACATGCCCATGACCCGCTTAAGGTTTCTGCTCAAAGCCCACTAATGGGGTAAATTACATGCAAATGAGAGCTGACTACTGGATCCCTTAGAAATAATTGTGTCCGTGGTGCTGGAACTAGACAATTGGGGACCATTTGTACTCAGTGGACACATGTCGGTCAAAGGTTTAACCTTTAAAAGCAGAGGGCACGTGTCATCCAAAGGTTCCACCTTCAAAAGTAGAGGCCTGGAATATTCGTCTGGCAAAAAGATGGAGGAAGCGCGCGCACTACCATGCCTGGACACAGGGGACAAGATTTGATCCTCTGTCAGAAAAAGTATAACTGTCACTGGGGATCCGAATTGCACCAAAGGTAGATGTCCGGGACACTCTTAGGCGGTCGACATCCGTAATAGACCCTTCAAGTATCCATCCGAGTATCAGCTGTTGGATCCGGGAGAGACATTATGTCTTCCGTGTCCTGTAAGCTAGGACAAGGTAGGGTGAATTTTCGCTTATCTATTAGTCTTGACTTGTTCTCGATTCCGTGATAGAATTGTAATAGAGGATATTGATTAGCGAGATTATGAGGTTAATCCCTTCCTTCATACGCCATGTGTCACATGCTCGAAAACGCGGACAATAGGTATAAATTCTTAACTCGATTTGATGTGTATATTACTGTAAATTAAAATATGGGTTAGGAATTCATATTTTGACGTGTAAATTATGTATCAGGGATTGTATTTGATAGAGCACTTTTGGTTGTAATTTATTTTGGATTGATCtgttaaaaattattgaaatgtTTATTATTGTGTTTTACACCGGCTTTGAAAAATGGAAACGTCTATTTTGCAGTCGTTATAATGTTTgactttaagaaaaattaacAGGACCTTTTAATAAGCTAGATGGTTTTAAAATTTAGTGATTTTTGAATAAATACtgataattatttttcagatttatTTTTCTGATTTAAGAATTTAGTTTGGAAATACTTACATAATTAGGTCTGTATTCATAGttcgaaaattataattttactattacattaaattacaaTAAGTAAAAAAGAGATTAattttatggaaaattattttagttctaaataatttataaacagaGCTAAACAATTTTgagtaattttaataaatattaacttTTCTTAAAACCTATccctaaataattattatgaatTTATGTTATTGtcaattttaattaagaaaaaataattaaagtctTGTTTATGTTTATAAGCAAAgcccaatttatttttttacaattttgagaaaattctAGTAGccttaatatattttatgataCGAGGCTAAATAATAATACCGATTACACGTGTACAAAAaggatgtatatatatatttatagattacACGtgtacaaaaaataattaatcgagacatcctaaaactagaaataataataataataataataataaaataaattactataataataaatgaacGTTTTCATTCTTGGCTTCGGCTTGTTTACACATGCAATCTGGCATAGGAAATGTATATAAAGAGCCACTGGGTTTTCTTGTTTCTGTACCTTTTTGATCACTGTGGCGAAGCATGTCCCGCATTTGTCGTTTGAAGTCTTCCCATCTACACAAGTAAATTCACATATGAAGTGGTTAAGTTAATTTACCTGTGATAATTGGATTTATATTCGCAAGACAAGTGTGTTTAAACGGCCATTTTCACCTGATATTTGGATTATCAAACAACAGAGCTAATTTTCTCTTGTCGGGTTTGATTGTTTTAGCATGTCCCCCAAACAAATAGCGCCGGTGGCCAGTCAAGAAGTGTGGAAAATTGCCACCCTGAGTGGTGACAAACACTTCACTGTATAGGCAAACCGTGTAATCAAGAGCAGCCAACCTAGATGAGTGGCCCTATGACACGTTTTAAAATCCCATTAAGGGATATGAACAACCAAACTCTTGACTTGAAAACAGAATAAGATTTTGAAGACACTAGAAATGTGAAACATATCATGCAGGACATATTACCTTAAAAGGAGCAAGCTCTTCTGCAGAAGCAAGTGTATCTTTCGTTTCTAAACGTGGAAACATTTGCTTTAGTGGGGCCATATACTTATCTGTTTTATAAATGTTTCCAGCTGCAACATAAACCGAAGTAGTTTTATCGAAACCCATGCCCCTGAGCATCATTCCCACCTGCAGACAAAAGGATGGTTACATGAATCATTGAATGTTGCAACATATTCAGTTGGGAGTGTCTATACCTCCAAAGGAGTTAAAGGACATTTTCCATCCACTCGGTTTGCACCAGGCCTTATTACTCTGCCCCTTCTCCTAAATTTTCCTCTCCAACTTCTTTCTCGAGCAATATCCATTTCGTGTTTCTCTTCCTCTCCACCATCATATTCACAGCATGAAAAAGCAACCATATCctagaaaaagagaaaattagGTTCTATTTGTAGCTATCTACAAATTAAGTTCATTTATACCTCTTCAAACCGAAGATGTACAGATACATATTTTCCATCACTTTGGTAGCTTTTCTTAAACATTCGATCCACCATTTTCTCTGCCAGCCTCTTTATAGGTTCTGAGAATCTTAGTGCTTCAAAATTGGCTAAGCATCTAAGCCCTTGTACACTTGAAGGAACTGCATGAGCCAATCTGTTGGAGAATGGTGCAATCCGCACAGCCCTGCACCATGGATGGAAAACTATATATATCTGTCACCGTACAAATACAAGTCTACATCAAGATGAGAAAGAGGGGAAAAAAAAGCATGTATATTTGAATCGGTCATCCTTATTTGAGTACAACAGAGAACTAAATCACTTTAGGGAGAGTTAAAGGTAAAAACACGTAGTGCACATATAACAAGCAAAATGGACAGGCACTAATAATGTTGTACATACGTAGTTAAGTTAGTCAAATCTATCTAGTATTCAATTACAACCAGTAAATTTCTTAAAACTTCAATTTTGGCAGTTAAGTTAGTTGGAGACAATACTGTCTCTCAACACTTTTGGACATTATCTTTAAATACCAACCTCTTCTACGGTCAAAGATAACCTTTTTTGAACTTTTTCTTCGTCCTCTTCTAAATTCTCTCTGTACAaaataaagttataaaactCGATCCTCTTGTGGGTTCATAAATTATCACCATTGTAACACCAAATGTGAATCAATAAAGATTAAAGTCAAAGGTTGTTCCATCTGGGGAGTAAACAGTTGTCACTGCCAAGCAACTGATCGAACCTCGTTAAATTGGTATGATTGAATTTCTGCTTTGCACTTATGTCTTTTTTATTCTCTTGATAGTTAGTTCATGTTATTGCACTAATTGTCATGTCATTGTTTTTCAAAGTGATTAAAACACCAtaagtggtatcagagcatcGGGATGCAAGGATCAAGATTTGGTGATTGGTGATCAAGACTCGATCAAGATGAATTCAACGAAGTTCGAAATTGACAAATTTACTGGGGAGAATGACTTCAGTCTAAGGAGGCTCAAAATGTGTGCTCTGCTGGTGCACCAAGGCATATCAGAAGCCATTGAATCAAAAGCTCTTGAAGATATCAAGGAGGATAAGAAGAAGATTAAAGAAATTCAAAAGAAGGCTCACAACACCATCCTCTTGAGTCTTGGAGATGAAGTTCTCCGAGAGGATTCATGTGAGACCACTGTAATTGGGTTGTGAAACAAACTGTCCTCAATCTATTTGAAAAAGACTTTGGCCAACAAGTTGTAAATGAAGAAAAGGTTGTACACCTTAAGAATGGATGAATCTGGT
This window harbors:
- the LOC115699982 gene encoding O-fucosyltransferase 9 isoform X1, with translation MHGYSRLGTARSSNSPPSSPRFRHGRSKSSSGRGSKQSIVQKVIFIFISAVFRRRGVLLLAPLLYISGMLLYMGSVSFDVVSLKNGVVVVHKRPPPGSVYRSPQVFQKLWPFMNYESNGTENALLSVWNSKVHQVWKPCVDKDISKAELPRSNGYFIIEANGGLNQQRLSICDAVAVAGLVNATLVIPIFHLNSVWRDSSNFKDIFDEEFFINTLRNQVNVVRELPDDVLQRFDNNISKIVNLRVKAWSSPTYYLHKVLPKLVELGAVRIAPFSNRLAHAVPSSVQGLRCLANFEALRFSEPIKRLAEKMVDRMFKKSYQSDGKYVSVHLRFEEDMVAFSCCEYDGGEEEKHEMDIARERSWRGKFRRRGRVIRPGANRVDGKCPLTPLEVGMMLRGMGFDKTTSVYVAAGNIYKTDKYMAPLKQMFPRLETKDTLASAEELAPFKGHSSRLAALDYTVCLYSEVFVTTQGGNFPHFLTGHRRYLFGGHAKTIKPDKRKLALLFDNPNIRWEDFKRQMRDMLRHSDQKGTETRKPSGSLYTFPMPDCMCKQAEAKNENVHLLL
- the LOC115699982 gene encoding O-fucosyltransferase 9 isoform X2 produces the protein MLLSVWNSKVHQVWKPCVDKDISKAELPRSNGYFIIEANGGLNQQRLSICDAVAVAGLVNATLVIPIFHLNSVWRDSSNFKDIFDEEFFINTLRNQVNVVRELPDDVLQRFDNNISKIVNLRVKAWSSPTYYLHKVLPKLVELGAVRIAPFSNRLAHAVPSSVQGLRCLANFEALRFSEPIKRLAEKMVDRMFKKSYQSDGKYVSVHLRFEEDMVAFSCCEYDGGEEEKHEMDIARERSWRGKFRRRGRVIRPGANRVDGKCPLTPLEVGMMLRGMGFDKTTSVYVAAGNIYKTDKYMAPLKQMFPRLETKDTLASAEELAPFKGHSSRLAALDYTVCLYSEVFVTTQGGNFPHFLTGHRRYLFGGHAKTIKPDKRKLALLFDNPNIRWEDFKRQMRDMLRHSDQKGTETRKPSGSLYTFPMPDCMCKQAEAKNENVHLLL